Proteins from a genomic interval of Echeneis naucrates chromosome 21, fEcheNa1.1, whole genome shotgun sequence:
- the glb1l gene encoding beta-galactosidase-1-like protein, producing MAAVLLFVAVNLACLFISADLARGQRSFSIDYKNNCFLKDGKPFQYISGSVHYSRIPQYYWKDRLMKMYMTGLNAVQVYVPWNFHETVQGVYNFTGDRDLERFLDLANQTGLLVILRPGPYICAEWEMGGLPAWLLQKPNIILRSADTDYLMAVSNWLAVLLPKIKPWLYINGGNIISVQVENEYGSYYACDYNYMRHLRALFRYFLGEDLVLFTTDGNTDKEMTCGTLEGLYATIDFGTDTNITEAFSRQRRFEPQGPLVNSEFYTGWLDHWGDQHAVVDVQKVSRVLGEMLTMGANVNMYMFEGGTNFGYWNGADHDTRFRSVVTSYDYDAPLSEAGDPTEKLLAIRDVIKQFRDIPSGPMPPATPKFAYGFVSLRKVGNISGLLNTLSPLGPVESQYPMTFEELKQYYGYMLYRTTLPRDLSEPTPLLSPLNGVHDRAYVSINGVFQGLLERDTKLVMNVTGQQGDTVDVLVENMGRVNFGSKINDYKGLLSNLILGKDVLTDWKIYPLDIDGAIAGGWPHTEIQKSPPATQKEPSSTGPTFYMGTLQPNGLTWDTFLKLNEWTKGQVWINGVNLGRYWPARGPQQTLYIPGPLLSTTLPNNITVLELEGAPAHLRVLFMDRPQLSITAQHH from the exons ATGGCTGCTGTCCTCCTCTTCGTTGCAGTGAACCTTGCCTGTTTATTTATCAGTGCAGATCTG GCCCGTGGACAAAGATCTTTCTCTATAGACTACAAAAACAACTGTTTCCTCAAAGATGGGAAGCCGTTTCAGTACATCTCAGGCAGCGTCCACTACTCCAGAATCCCTCAGTACTACTGGAAGGACCGGCTCATGAAGATGTACATGACTGGTCTCAATGCTGTCCAAGT atatgtgCCCTGGAACTTCCATGAAACAGTTCAGGGGGTCTATAACTTCACAGGGGACAGAGACTTGGAGCGTTTCTTGGATCTGGCCAATCAGACAGGTCTCCTGGTCATCCTGCGTCCTGGGCCATACATCTGTGCAGAATGGGAGATG ggtGGATTGCCAGCGTGGCTACTTCAGAAACCAAACATCATTCTTCGCTCTGCAGACACAG aTTATCTGATGGCAGTCAGCAACTGGCTTGCTGTTCTCCTCCCCAAAATAAAGCCTTGGCTCTATATTAATGGGGGTAACATCATTAGTGTTCAG GTGGAGAATGAATATGGAAGCTACTATGCTTGTGACTACAACTACATGCGTCACCTGCGGGCTCTGTTCCGCTACTTTCTAGGGGAAGACTTGGTCCTATTCACCACCGATGGTAACACAGACAAGGAAATGACGTGCGGGACCCTGGAGGGTTTATATGCAACCATAGACTTTGGCACAG ACACCAACATAACTGAAGCCTTCAGCCGGCAGAGACGGTTTGAACCTCAAGGACCCCTG GTGAACTCGGAGTTTTACACCGGTTGGTTGGACCACTGGGGGGATCAGCACGCTGTGGTTGATGTTCAGAAGGTCAGCAGAGTGCTAGGAGAAATGCTAACCATGGGGGCCAACGTCAACAT GTACATGTTTGAGGGAGGCACCAACTTTGGCTACTGGAATG GTGCTGATCATGACACGAGGTTCCGCTCAGTAGTGACCAGTTACGATTACGACGCCCCGCTGTCTGAGGCAGGAGACCCAACAGAGAAGCTTCTGGCCATCAGAGATGTCATTAAGCAG TTCAGAGATATTCCTTCTGGACCCATGCCGCCAGCAACTCCAAAGTTTGCCTATGGCTTTGTAAGCCTGAGAAAG gttggtaacatcagTGGTCTGTTGAACACCCTTTCACCTCTGGGACCAGTCGAATCGCAGTATCCTATGACATTTGAAGAGCTGAAACAG TACTATGGATACATGCTGTATCGGACCACGCTGCCCCGGGACCTCTCAGAGCCCACGCCACTTCTCTCTCCACTGAATGGTGTTCATGACCGTGCATATGTGTCCATCAATGGG GTTTTCCAGGGCCTGTTGGAAAGAGATACAAAGCTGGTGATGAATGTCACTGGACAGCAGGGGGACACTGTGGACGTACTTGTTGAGAACATGGGCAGGGTTAACTTTGGCAGCAAGATTAATGACTACAAA GGCCTCTTGAGCAATCTGATCCTGGGTAAAGATGTACTGACTGACTGGAAGATCTACCCTTTGGACATTGATGGAGCCATCGCTGGTGGTTGGCCTCACACAGAAATTCAGAAGTCCCCTCCTGCCACACAGAAGGAACCTTCTTCAACTGGACCGACCTTCTACATGGGGACGCTGCAGCCCAACGGGTTGACATGGGACACTTTTCTCAAGCTCAATGAATGGACAAAG GGTCAGGTTTGGATTAATGGTGTGAATTTGGGGCGATATTGGCCAGCCAGGGGCCCTCAACAGACTCTTTATATCCCTGGACCCTTGTTGAGTACTACCCTACCAAACAACATAACAGTGCTGGAGCTGGAAGGTGCACCAGCACACCTACGAGTTCTCTTCATGGACCGGCCTCAACTTAGCATCACTGCTCAACACCATTAA
- the ankzf1 gene encoding ankyrin repeat and zinc finger domain-containing protein 1 isoform X1, with protein MVTMTTCGIFDLCPNDETLIGLREVNPVLKQPAGPEPETHGLEIKSLEDDKSQECTLAREVSDKMVCSACRCSFIHREEQMEHYKLDWHRFNLRKKLAGLPPLTVEEFERKTGAGDISSISGSESDSEDENSDSDNRGTSCNISGTESGCSVETSSINGRISSKVFYQNSAGQYLSVHRCILQGKSDDEQDLRPSLMSLSKKTVWVILMTGGGHFAGAVFQGKEALQHKTFHRYTVRAKRGTAQGLRDSQNRGHAPKSAGAALRRHNEAALVKDIQDLLVTWAEYLKEASTIFIRSPSYNRAIFFGGRAAPLDKKDPRLRMIPFATRRATFREVQRVHELLSTIHVYGRDTDMSAIFSPSKKAWKKNTKPIALKNPDQEKADEKHDSSDEEEGGEIQLEMVELTLGTLDLRECEIQPSKHKRRRRRKKEEAKIQSEDVGYIEDNQEEEVPQVTAAEDASSVIQPKRKRKAQVKKQMEENVNETWDYSLRDALFTACKVGDVDTLSRLLELPEGMAESENQLENNSSNAPSPQTLLNMPIDSSAFTLLHVASAAAQKAVVRLLLDAGADPAHRDNKGQTPYIVAPDKDTRNVFRKYMGENPDKYDYNKAQVPGPLTAEIESKKTEKKKAQKALRKQREKEQKEEKRRQEFEAEEKKRFASLTDREKRALAAEKRLAEQAAATGVSLSNVKRCWFCGESLLGKIPFNYLDYSFCTPRCVQAHRKANTQPGKT; from the exons ATG GTGACAATGACGACTTGTGGCATCTTTGATTTGTGCCCAAATGACGAGACATTGATCGGGCTGAGAGAAGTGAACCCTGTCCTGAAGCAGCCCGCAGGCCCCGAGCCAGAGACACACG ggTTGGAAATCAAAAGCCTAGAGGATGACAAATCACAGGAGTGTACCCTGGCTAGAGAGGTGTCAGACAAGATGGTCTGCTCAGCCTGCAGATGCTCATTTATTCATCGAGAGGAACAG ATGGAGCACTACAAGCTTGACTGGCATCGTTTCAACCTGAGAAAAAAACTGGCAGGATTGCCACCGCTCACAGTGGAGGAGTTTGAGAGGAAGACTGGAGCTG GAGACATATCAAGTATCTCAGGCTCTGAGTCTGACTCAGAGGATGAAAACTCAGATAGTGACAATAGAGGAACAAGCTGCAACATCAGTGGAACAGAAAGCGGGTGCTCAGTTGAAACTAGTTCAATAAATGGTCGCATCTCCAGTAAGGTGTTTTACCAGAACTCAGCAGGACAGTATCTGTCAGTCCACCGCTGCATCCTGCAGGGGAAG TCAGATGATGAGCAGGATTTACGACCCTCCTTGATGTCTTTAAGCAAGAAGACTGTATGGGTCATTCTCATGACGGGCGGTGGCCATTTTGCTGGTGCTGTCTTCCAAGG AAAAGAAGCCCTTCAGCACAAAACTTTCCACCGATACACAGTGCGAGCGAAGCGAGGTACTGCACAGGGACTCAGAGACTCTCAGAACCGTGGTCACGCTCCAAAGTCTGCAGGAGCTGCTTTGCGGCGACATAATGAGGCAGCACTCGTTAAG GACATTCAGGATCTTCTGGTAACCTGGGCTGAATACTTAAAGGAGGCCTCCACAATATTTATACGATCCCCTAGCTACAACAGGGCCATCTTTTTTGGTGGCCGTGCAGCCCCCCTCGATAAAAAAGATCCCAGGTTACGTATGATTCCATTCGCCACACGCAGGGCAACATTTCGGGAGGTACAGAGAGTGCATGAGTTGCTTTCCACCATTCATGTTTATG ggagagacacagacatgTCTGCAATCTTCAGTCCATCTAAGAaggcatggaaaaaaaacacaaagccaatAGCATTAAAAAACCCAGATCAAGAGAAAG CAGATGAAAAGCATGATAGCTCTGATGAAGAAGAGGGTGGAGAGATACAGCTGGAGATGGTGGAGCTGACATTAGGAACTTTGGACCTCAGGGAGTGTGAAATACAACCTTCCAAGCacaagagaagaaggaggagaaagaaggaggaggccAAAATACAAAGTGAGG ATGTGGGTTACATAGAAGATAACCAAGAAGAGGAGGTACCTCAggttacagcagcagaagatgctTCTTCTGTGATACAAccaaaaaggaagaggaaagcaCAGGTCAAGAAACAAATGGAAG aaaatgtcaatGAAACATGGGACTATAGCCTGAGGGATGCACTCTTTACAGCCTGCAAGGTTGGGGATGTGGACACACTAAGTAGACTCTTGGAACTACCGGAAGGAATGGCAGAGAGTGAAAACCAGTTGGAGAACAACTCCTCTAATGCACCAAGTCCTCAGACTCTTCTTAATATGCCTATAGACTCATCAGCGTTTACTTTGCTGCATGTTGCATCAGCAGCCGCACAGAAGGCAGTGGTCAGGTTGCTTCTTGATGCAGGAGCAGACCCCGCACACAG GGATAACAAAGGGCAGACGCCATATATCGTTGCCCCTGACAAAGACACGAGAAATGTCTTTCGTAAATACATGGGTGAGAATCCTGACAAATACGACTATAACAAGGCACAG GTACCTGGGCCATTAACAGCAGAGATTGAAtccaaaaagacagagaagaaaaaagctCAAAAGGCTTTGAGAAAACAACgagaaaaagagcagaaggaggagaagaggaggcaggagttcgaggcagaggaaaagaagagattTGCATCTCTTACTGATCGTGAAAag AGAGCtctggcagcagagaaaagattAGCAGAGCAAGCAGCTGCAACAGGAGTCAGCCTCTCCAATGTCAA GAGATGCTGGTTTTGTGGAGAATCTCTGCTCGGCAAGATCCCATTTAACTACCTGGACTATTCATTCTGCACCCCTCGATGTGTCCAAGCACATCGAAAAGCAAATACTCAACCAGGCAAGACCTAA
- the ankzf1 gene encoding ankyrin repeat and zinc finger domain-containing protein 1 isoform X4 — MTTCGIFDLCPNDETLIGLREVNPVLKQPAGPEPETHGLEIKSLEDDKSQECTLAREVSDKMVCSACRCSFIHREEQMEHYKLDWHRFNLRKKLAGLPPLTVEEFERKTGAGDISSISGSESDSEDENSDSDNRGTSCNISGTESGCSVETSSINGRISSKVFYQNSAGQYLSVHRCILQGKSDDEQDLRPSLMSLSKKTVWVILMTGGGHFAGAVFQGKEALQHKTFHRYTVRAKRGTAQGLRDSQNRGHAPKSAGAALRRHNEAALVKDIQDLLVTWAEYLKEASTIFIRSPSYNRAIFFGGRAAPLDKKDPRLRMIPFATRRATFREVQRVHELLSTIHVYGRDTDMSAIFSPSKKAWKKNTKPIALKNPDQEKADEKHDSSDEEEGGEIQLEMVELTLGTLDLRECEIQPSKHKRRRRRKKEEAKIQSEDVGYIEDNQEEEVPQVTAAEDASSVIQPKRKRKAQVKKQMEENVNETWDYSLRDALFTACKVGDVDTLSRLLELPEGMAESENQLENNSSNAPSPQTLLNMPIDSSAFTLLHVASAAAQKAVVRLLLDAGADPAHRDNKGQTPYIVAPDKDTRNVFRKYMGENPDKYDYNKAQVPGPLTAEIESKKTEKKKAQKALRKQREKEQKEEKRRQEFEAEEKKRFASLTDREKRALAAEKRLAEQAAATGVSLSNVKRCWFCGESLLGKIPFNYLDYSFCTPRCVQAHRKANTQPGKT; from the exons ATGACGACTTGTGGCATCTTTGATTTGTGCCCAAATGACGAGACATTGATCGGGCTGAGAGAAGTGAACCCTGTCCTGAAGCAGCCCGCAGGCCCCGAGCCAGAGACACACG ggTTGGAAATCAAAAGCCTAGAGGATGACAAATCACAGGAGTGTACCCTGGCTAGAGAGGTGTCAGACAAGATGGTCTGCTCAGCCTGCAGATGCTCATTTATTCATCGAGAGGAACAG ATGGAGCACTACAAGCTTGACTGGCATCGTTTCAACCTGAGAAAAAAACTGGCAGGATTGCCACCGCTCACAGTGGAGGAGTTTGAGAGGAAGACTGGAGCTG GAGACATATCAAGTATCTCAGGCTCTGAGTCTGACTCAGAGGATGAAAACTCAGATAGTGACAATAGAGGAACAAGCTGCAACATCAGTGGAACAGAAAGCGGGTGCTCAGTTGAAACTAGTTCAATAAATGGTCGCATCTCCAGTAAGGTGTTTTACCAGAACTCAGCAGGACAGTATCTGTCAGTCCACCGCTGCATCCTGCAGGGGAAG TCAGATGATGAGCAGGATTTACGACCCTCCTTGATGTCTTTAAGCAAGAAGACTGTATGGGTCATTCTCATGACGGGCGGTGGCCATTTTGCTGGTGCTGTCTTCCAAGG AAAAGAAGCCCTTCAGCACAAAACTTTCCACCGATACACAGTGCGAGCGAAGCGAGGTACTGCACAGGGACTCAGAGACTCTCAGAACCGTGGTCACGCTCCAAAGTCTGCAGGAGCTGCTTTGCGGCGACATAATGAGGCAGCACTCGTTAAG GACATTCAGGATCTTCTGGTAACCTGGGCTGAATACTTAAAGGAGGCCTCCACAATATTTATACGATCCCCTAGCTACAACAGGGCCATCTTTTTTGGTGGCCGTGCAGCCCCCCTCGATAAAAAAGATCCCAGGTTACGTATGATTCCATTCGCCACACGCAGGGCAACATTTCGGGAGGTACAGAGAGTGCATGAGTTGCTTTCCACCATTCATGTTTATG ggagagacacagacatgTCTGCAATCTTCAGTCCATCTAAGAaggcatggaaaaaaaacacaaagccaatAGCATTAAAAAACCCAGATCAAGAGAAAG CAGATGAAAAGCATGATAGCTCTGATGAAGAAGAGGGTGGAGAGATACAGCTGGAGATGGTGGAGCTGACATTAGGAACTTTGGACCTCAGGGAGTGTGAAATACAACCTTCCAAGCacaagagaagaaggaggagaaagaaggaggaggccAAAATACAAAGTGAGG ATGTGGGTTACATAGAAGATAACCAAGAAGAGGAGGTACCTCAggttacagcagcagaagatgctTCTTCTGTGATACAAccaaaaaggaagaggaaagcaCAGGTCAAGAAACAAATGGAAG aaaatgtcaatGAAACATGGGACTATAGCCTGAGGGATGCACTCTTTACAGCCTGCAAGGTTGGGGATGTGGACACACTAAGTAGACTCTTGGAACTACCGGAAGGAATGGCAGAGAGTGAAAACCAGTTGGAGAACAACTCCTCTAATGCACCAAGTCCTCAGACTCTTCTTAATATGCCTATAGACTCATCAGCGTTTACTTTGCTGCATGTTGCATCAGCAGCCGCACAGAAGGCAGTGGTCAGGTTGCTTCTTGATGCAGGAGCAGACCCCGCACACAG GGATAACAAAGGGCAGACGCCATATATCGTTGCCCCTGACAAAGACACGAGAAATGTCTTTCGTAAATACATGGGTGAGAATCCTGACAAATACGACTATAACAAGGCACAG GTACCTGGGCCATTAACAGCAGAGATTGAAtccaaaaagacagagaagaaaaaagctCAAAAGGCTTTGAGAAAACAACgagaaaaagagcagaaggaggagaagaggaggcaggagttcgaggcagaggaaaagaagagattTGCATCTCTTACTGATCGTGAAAag AGAGCtctggcagcagagaaaagattAGCAGAGCAAGCAGCTGCAACAGGAGTCAGCCTCTCCAATGTCAA GAGATGCTGGTTTTGTGGAGAATCTCTGCTCGGCAAGATCCCATTTAACTACCTGGACTATTCATTCTGCACCCCTCGATGTGTCCAAGCACATCGAAAAGCAAATACTCAACCAGGCAAGACCTAA
- the ankzf1 gene encoding ankyrin repeat and zinc finger domain-containing protein 1 isoform X3 — MVTMTTCGIFDLCPNDETLIGLREVNPVLKQPAGPEPETHGLEIKSLEDDKSQECTLAREVSDKMVCSACRCSFIHREEQMEHYKLDWHRFNLRKKLAGLPPLTVEEFERKTGAGDISSISGSESDSEDENSDSDNRGTSCNISGTESGCSVETSSINGRISSKVFYQNSAGQYLSVHRCILQGKSDDEQDLRPSLMSLSKKTVWVILMTGGGHFAGAVFQGKEALQHKTFHRYTVRAKRGTAQGLRDSQNRGHAPKSAGAALRRHNEAALVKDIQDLLVTWAEYLKEASTIFIRSPSYNRAIFFGGRAAPLDKKDPRLRMIPFATRRATFREVQRVHELLSTIHVYGRDTDMSAIFSPSKKAWKKNTKPIALKNPDQEKADEKHDSSDEEEGGEIQLEMVELTLGTLDLRECEIQPSKHKRRRRRKKEEAKIQNVGYIEDNQEEEVPQVTAAEDASSVIQPKRKRKAQVKKQMEENVNETWDYSLRDALFTACKVGDVDTLSRLLELPEGMAESENQLENNSSNAPSPQTLLNMPIDSSAFTLLHVASAAAQKAVVRLLLDAGADPAHRDNKGQTPYIVAPDKDTRNVFRKYMGENPDKYDYNKAQVPGPLTAEIESKKTEKKKAQKALRKQREKEQKEEKRRQEFEAEEKKRFASLTDREKRALAAEKRLAEQAAATGVSLSNVKRCWFCGESLLGKIPFNYLDYSFCTPRCVQAHRKANTQPGKT, encoded by the exons ATG GTGACAATGACGACTTGTGGCATCTTTGATTTGTGCCCAAATGACGAGACATTGATCGGGCTGAGAGAAGTGAACCCTGTCCTGAAGCAGCCCGCAGGCCCCGAGCCAGAGACACACG ggTTGGAAATCAAAAGCCTAGAGGATGACAAATCACAGGAGTGTACCCTGGCTAGAGAGGTGTCAGACAAGATGGTCTGCTCAGCCTGCAGATGCTCATTTATTCATCGAGAGGAACAG ATGGAGCACTACAAGCTTGACTGGCATCGTTTCAACCTGAGAAAAAAACTGGCAGGATTGCCACCGCTCACAGTGGAGGAGTTTGAGAGGAAGACTGGAGCTG GAGACATATCAAGTATCTCAGGCTCTGAGTCTGACTCAGAGGATGAAAACTCAGATAGTGACAATAGAGGAACAAGCTGCAACATCAGTGGAACAGAAAGCGGGTGCTCAGTTGAAACTAGTTCAATAAATGGTCGCATCTCCAGTAAGGTGTTTTACCAGAACTCAGCAGGACAGTATCTGTCAGTCCACCGCTGCATCCTGCAGGGGAAG TCAGATGATGAGCAGGATTTACGACCCTCCTTGATGTCTTTAAGCAAGAAGACTGTATGGGTCATTCTCATGACGGGCGGTGGCCATTTTGCTGGTGCTGTCTTCCAAGG AAAAGAAGCCCTTCAGCACAAAACTTTCCACCGATACACAGTGCGAGCGAAGCGAGGTACTGCACAGGGACTCAGAGACTCTCAGAACCGTGGTCACGCTCCAAAGTCTGCAGGAGCTGCTTTGCGGCGACATAATGAGGCAGCACTCGTTAAG GACATTCAGGATCTTCTGGTAACCTGGGCTGAATACTTAAAGGAGGCCTCCACAATATTTATACGATCCCCTAGCTACAACAGGGCCATCTTTTTTGGTGGCCGTGCAGCCCCCCTCGATAAAAAAGATCCCAGGTTACGTATGATTCCATTCGCCACACGCAGGGCAACATTTCGGGAGGTACAGAGAGTGCATGAGTTGCTTTCCACCATTCATGTTTATG ggagagacacagacatgTCTGCAATCTTCAGTCCATCTAAGAaggcatggaaaaaaaacacaaagccaatAGCATTAAAAAACCCAGATCAAGAGAAAG CAGATGAAAAGCATGATAGCTCTGATGAAGAAGAGGGTGGAGAGATACAGCTGGAGATGGTGGAGCTGACATTAGGAACTTTGGACCTCAGGGAGTGTGAAATACAACCTTCCAAGCacaagagaagaaggaggagaaagaaggaggaggccAAAATACAAA ATGTGGGTTACATAGAAGATAACCAAGAAGAGGAGGTACCTCAggttacagcagcagaagatgctTCTTCTGTGATACAAccaaaaaggaagaggaaagcaCAGGTCAAGAAACAAATGGAAG aaaatgtcaatGAAACATGGGACTATAGCCTGAGGGATGCACTCTTTACAGCCTGCAAGGTTGGGGATGTGGACACACTAAGTAGACTCTTGGAACTACCGGAAGGAATGGCAGAGAGTGAAAACCAGTTGGAGAACAACTCCTCTAATGCACCAAGTCCTCAGACTCTTCTTAATATGCCTATAGACTCATCAGCGTTTACTTTGCTGCATGTTGCATCAGCAGCCGCACAGAAGGCAGTGGTCAGGTTGCTTCTTGATGCAGGAGCAGACCCCGCACACAG GGATAACAAAGGGCAGACGCCATATATCGTTGCCCCTGACAAAGACACGAGAAATGTCTTTCGTAAATACATGGGTGAGAATCCTGACAAATACGACTATAACAAGGCACAG GTACCTGGGCCATTAACAGCAGAGATTGAAtccaaaaagacagagaagaaaaaagctCAAAAGGCTTTGAGAAAACAACgagaaaaagagcagaaggaggagaagaggaggcaggagttcgaggcagaggaaaagaagagattTGCATCTCTTACTGATCGTGAAAag AGAGCtctggcagcagagaaaagattAGCAGAGCAAGCAGCTGCAACAGGAGTCAGCCTCTCCAATGTCAA GAGATGCTGGTTTTGTGGAGAATCTCTGCTCGGCAAGATCCCATTTAACTACCTGGACTATTCATTCTGCACCCCTCGATGTGTCCAAGCACATCGAAAAGCAAATACTCAACCAGGCAAGACCTAA
- the ankzf1 gene encoding ankyrin repeat and zinc finger domain-containing protein 1 isoform X2, whose translation MVTMTTCGIFDLCPNDETLIGLREVNPVLKQPAGPEPETHGLEIKSLEDDKSQECTLAREVSDKMVCSACRCSFIHREEQMEHYKLDWHRFNLRKKLAGLPPLTVEEFERKTGAGDISSISGSESDSEDENSDSDNRGTSCNISGTESGCSVETSSINGRISSKVFYQNSAGQYLSVHRCILQGKSDDEQDLRPSLMSLSKKTVWVILMTGGGHFAGAVFQGKEALQHKTFHRYTVRAKRGTAQGLRDSQNRGHAPKSAGAALRRHNEAALVKDIQDLLVTWAEYLKEASTIFIRSPSYNRAIFFGGRAAPLDKKDPRLRMIPFATRRATFREVQRVHELLSTIHVYGRDTDMSAIFSPSKKAWKKNTKPIALKNPDQEKDEKHDSSDEEEGGEIQLEMVELTLGTLDLRECEIQPSKHKRRRRRKKEEAKIQSEDVGYIEDNQEEEVPQVTAAEDASSVIQPKRKRKAQVKKQMEENVNETWDYSLRDALFTACKVGDVDTLSRLLELPEGMAESENQLENNSSNAPSPQTLLNMPIDSSAFTLLHVASAAAQKAVVRLLLDAGADPAHRDNKGQTPYIVAPDKDTRNVFRKYMGENPDKYDYNKAQVPGPLTAEIESKKTEKKKAQKALRKQREKEQKEEKRRQEFEAEEKKRFASLTDREKRALAAEKRLAEQAAATGVSLSNVKRCWFCGESLLGKIPFNYLDYSFCTPRCVQAHRKANTQPGKT comes from the exons ATG GTGACAATGACGACTTGTGGCATCTTTGATTTGTGCCCAAATGACGAGACATTGATCGGGCTGAGAGAAGTGAACCCTGTCCTGAAGCAGCCCGCAGGCCCCGAGCCAGAGACACACG ggTTGGAAATCAAAAGCCTAGAGGATGACAAATCACAGGAGTGTACCCTGGCTAGAGAGGTGTCAGACAAGATGGTCTGCTCAGCCTGCAGATGCTCATTTATTCATCGAGAGGAACAG ATGGAGCACTACAAGCTTGACTGGCATCGTTTCAACCTGAGAAAAAAACTGGCAGGATTGCCACCGCTCACAGTGGAGGAGTTTGAGAGGAAGACTGGAGCTG GAGACATATCAAGTATCTCAGGCTCTGAGTCTGACTCAGAGGATGAAAACTCAGATAGTGACAATAGAGGAACAAGCTGCAACATCAGTGGAACAGAAAGCGGGTGCTCAGTTGAAACTAGTTCAATAAATGGTCGCATCTCCAGTAAGGTGTTTTACCAGAACTCAGCAGGACAGTATCTGTCAGTCCACCGCTGCATCCTGCAGGGGAAG TCAGATGATGAGCAGGATTTACGACCCTCCTTGATGTCTTTAAGCAAGAAGACTGTATGGGTCATTCTCATGACGGGCGGTGGCCATTTTGCTGGTGCTGTCTTCCAAGG AAAAGAAGCCCTTCAGCACAAAACTTTCCACCGATACACAGTGCGAGCGAAGCGAGGTACTGCACAGGGACTCAGAGACTCTCAGAACCGTGGTCACGCTCCAAAGTCTGCAGGAGCTGCTTTGCGGCGACATAATGAGGCAGCACTCGTTAAG GACATTCAGGATCTTCTGGTAACCTGGGCTGAATACTTAAAGGAGGCCTCCACAATATTTATACGATCCCCTAGCTACAACAGGGCCATCTTTTTTGGTGGCCGTGCAGCCCCCCTCGATAAAAAAGATCCCAGGTTACGTATGATTCCATTCGCCACACGCAGGGCAACATTTCGGGAGGTACAGAGAGTGCATGAGTTGCTTTCCACCATTCATGTTTATG ggagagacacagacatgTCTGCAATCTTCAGTCCATCTAAGAaggcatggaaaaaaaacacaaagccaatAGCATTAAAAAACCCAGATCAAGAGAAAG ATGAAAAGCATGATAGCTCTGATGAAGAAGAGGGTGGAGAGATACAGCTGGAGATGGTGGAGCTGACATTAGGAACTTTGGACCTCAGGGAGTGTGAAATACAACCTTCCAAGCacaagagaagaaggaggagaaagaaggaggaggccAAAATACAAAGTGAGG ATGTGGGTTACATAGAAGATAACCAAGAAGAGGAGGTACCTCAggttacagcagcagaagatgctTCTTCTGTGATACAAccaaaaaggaagaggaaagcaCAGGTCAAGAAACAAATGGAAG aaaatgtcaatGAAACATGGGACTATAGCCTGAGGGATGCACTCTTTACAGCCTGCAAGGTTGGGGATGTGGACACACTAAGTAGACTCTTGGAACTACCGGAAGGAATGGCAGAGAGTGAAAACCAGTTGGAGAACAACTCCTCTAATGCACCAAGTCCTCAGACTCTTCTTAATATGCCTATAGACTCATCAGCGTTTACTTTGCTGCATGTTGCATCAGCAGCCGCACAGAAGGCAGTGGTCAGGTTGCTTCTTGATGCAGGAGCAGACCCCGCACACAG GGATAACAAAGGGCAGACGCCATATATCGTTGCCCCTGACAAAGACACGAGAAATGTCTTTCGTAAATACATGGGTGAGAATCCTGACAAATACGACTATAACAAGGCACAG GTACCTGGGCCATTAACAGCAGAGATTGAAtccaaaaagacagagaagaaaaaagctCAAAAGGCTTTGAGAAAACAACgagaaaaagagcagaaggaggagaagaggaggcaggagttcgaggcagaggaaaagaagagattTGCATCTCTTACTGATCGTGAAAag AGAGCtctggcagcagagaaaagattAGCAGAGCAAGCAGCTGCAACAGGAGTCAGCCTCTCCAATGTCAA GAGATGCTGGTTTTGTGGAGAATCTCTGCTCGGCAAGATCCCATTTAACTACCTGGACTATTCATTCTGCACCCCTCGATGTGTCCAAGCACATCGAAAAGCAAATACTCAACCAGGCAAGACCTAA